Genomic DNA from Marnyiella aurantia:
ACATATGAAATATCAAAGGAATTGCCGTAGTTATGCGAACTCAGTCCCACGCTTGCATTCGGATTAACCTTTCGGAGCCGGCACTGGTCTTCCAGCGTACGTGTCATAGAGGTCAGTGTAAGCGTACTGCCTTTACTTTTTGCGCTGAATTTTTTTGCGATTTCCTTTAGCGTATTTTTAGCTTCATGAACCAGAACAGGCTTACTGTGACTTAAATTTTGGATCCTGTACCCTTTCCCCAGCGATTTTACCGGAGATAGTTTACCATTCTGCTTGTATTTGGTAAGCGTTTTGGTATCTTTTAAAACTTTGATATTAAACTTCCTTGATGCCTGCAAATGCTTTTCATATACCGGATGGACTTTTGTCCGCAAAAGCTCATCCAGATTATAGCACTTTTGAGCCATAATAACCTGCGCAGAGCCTGTGAGCATTAACATCAGAAAGATTTTTTTCATGTACTGTCTTAAAAATACTGATAACGGAAATTTTTGCGATTTCTTATTTACTTTTGTCCGGAAACCGATGTTCCTAACCGAAACTTACATTATATAAATGAAAAATTATTTACTTATAATCCTGTGTTTATTACCGGCTCTGCACCTGGCACAGTCTAAAATCATGGTTTCAGAGACCGGCACAGAAGTACCGGTAAGGCGTGCCGCTGTACTTTGTAATGATCAGATTTTGGGCTATACCGATGCGAAGGGCGAACTTACATTCCGGACCAAATGCCGCCAGATCGACATTAAAGCGAGCGGTTACGATCGGGAAAATGCCGTTGTTGATAAGGTGATACAGGTGGGACTTTCCAAAACTGATCCGAATACAAAATCTATTGAAGAAGTAATAATCACCGATAAAAGTGATCCCCGCGCTCTTGCGATCCTGAAGCTGGTTAATGACAGTTATGCAGACAATATGCCCTCCAGCCTGGACTCGTACCGTTATAAATCATATGAAAAGATTTCGGTAGATATAGACGAAGACAGTCTGCAGTATTATAACCAGTCCCTCAGTTCCATGATGAAAATGATGGACCGTTTTTCCATGACAAAAAAGCAGCCTGAGGATACCGCTGTAACTGTAAAGGAAGTTTTTGCAAACAGCAAACTTTTCCTCTGGGAAAGAGCGCAGGAATTTCTGTACAGCAAAAAGTACGGCGAAAAGATAAACGTCCTGGATAACCGTGTTGCAGGCCTCAATGAGCCACTTTATGAACTGATGGCTGTACAGAGTAACCGTAACCGGATGCCAAAGGAAATCCGCGAGGAGAACCGTAACCTTTACCGTTATTTCCTCACCGATTCCATTGATATTGAAGGCCGGAAAAACTACGTGATCAGTTTTCGCGAGGTCACCTACCGCCAACCCGTTCAGCGCCGCAAATTTAACGGCTACCTATATGTTGATGCGGCAACTTACGGCTTGAAAAAGATTGAAAGCAACAGCAAAATTAAAAGCGACGGCACCATCACCAGCATCTGGCAACTCATATACGGCAAATGGTTCCTGCAGTCGGAGAACCTTAAAATGAAACTTACGAATATGAACATGGAGCCTGAATCCAAGGATAAAAGTAAGGCTAAGGTTAGTGACAGGTCTGCCGCACAAGATAAAACACCGGATAACTTCCGCACTTATGCATTTGTAACCTCTGCCTATTTTGATCACGAATCCCCAACCGATGATAAGGCAAGCGACTTCCGCGGATATACATTTTCAGTGAAAAATTCGGACGGCAGCCTGCTTCAGCAGTACAGAAAGGAACCCTTATCCTCCCGCGAACAGAATACTTATGAAGTGATAGACAGTTTGGGCCAAAAATACAATATTGACCGGAGAGCCGGGCAACTTGCGGGACTGGCGCGGGGAAAATTCCGCTACCGCCAGGTAGACTTTGATCTTGGAAAGCTTATCGGCTATAATTTATACGAGGGAATCCGATTGGGAATAGCTGCAAAACTGAACGAAAAGTTCAATCCTTACATTTCTCCTGATGCCTACATTGCATATGGCTTTAAGGACCGCGGAATTAAGTATGGTGCAGGTATTGACTTTACTACTTCACTGGAAAGAACATCAGTGATCCGTGCCGAATATTACAATGACGTAATGGCAGCCGGCCGCTTCAGCGAGAATTTCTGGGATTTCCGGATGAAACTGAACAACTCCGGCATCGCGATCAACAACGACCGTTTTTATCTGTTCGAAGGAGCAAAACTATCCTATGACTACGATGTTTCCAATTCAGTAAGTATGAAACTTGCTGTAAGAAGACAATCTGAGGAGTCTGCTTTTCCGTACAGCTACAAAGGTCTCGGAAATGAATTTGAAAACACCTCTGCGCTTCTGTCGCTCAAATTTTCCCCTTTCTCCAAAAACATCATGACGCCGCAGGGTAAATTCACCACAGAAAAAAAATACCCCGAACTTTTCCTTAACTATGAGCAGGCATTTGAAGCGTTGGGTGGCGATTTTTCGTTCGGAAAACTGGACATGCTCTTCAATCATAATTTCAAAAACCGGTTGGGCGTTACCGGAATCCGTATTTACGGAGGAATTATGCTCGGCGATGCACCCATCTGGCACCACTACACAATGAACGGGTTAGCCGGAAGCAGCAATTTCAAGTTTAATCTGACCTCCTATCTTGGATTTTCTACAATGAAGGGAGGCCAGTACTTTAACGACAAATTTATCGGGCAGTATTTCACTCACCGTATTCCCTGGTATTTCAAAAGCATCGGGCAAAACTCTTCCAGTTTCGATGTGATACACCGAAGCGTCATCGGAAATATGAAGGATCCTGAATTCCATCAGTTTGAGTTTAAGAAACTGGATCACCTGTATCAGGAAGTAGGACTGGAATGGAATAACTTCCTTTCAAGCTATTTTAACCTTGGACTCTTTTACCGGGTGGGCTACTACAATACGCCGAAATTTTCGGACAATTTTGCGGTACAGCTTAAATTCAAACTGCTTGGTTTCTAATTGACCGGTTGGCTGGGTACCACCAAATACCTATTTTTGCGGCATGAAGACTGTACAGATTAAAGCCACCGGATTTTTTGAAATGCTGAAGCTGCGGGATACACCAATGTGGGAAATTTTTTCCCAAATGATTGATGGTGAAGAAAAGGAACTTATTTTTCTTGATGATGAAGAAAAGGTGCTGTTCAGCTACGTTTTGCCGGACAGTCTGGAAAAACTGAACGCAGACAGAGAAAAATTCGCTCAGGAATATGCCGATAAGTTATCGGGCATGAACTAGTTGCGGAGAAACTGATCTACGGCTACTTTGGTTGCCGCAACATCATGAACCCTCAGGATGCTGGCCCCCTTTTCCAGAACTTTACGGTGCAACTGCTGAGTTTCCTCTGTGACCTCATTAGGTCCTTTTCCAAGCTGTTTGTAGATGAATGATTTGCGGGAAATCCCGATAAGCACAGGGAATTTTCCTAAGCCGATGTACTGGCTTTCATCCAGCAGTTTGTATTGGTCGGTGATACCCTTTCCAAATCCAAAGCCGGGATCCAGGATGATATCCTTCATCCCTGTTTTCAACAATTCATCTGCCTTTTCAAGCAGAAAACGGTTTACATCGCAGGTAATATCATCGTACTTTATTTTCTCGTGCATGCTGGCGTAATCCGGATTAACATGCATTAAAATATACGGCAGACCGGTTTTTAATACTGTTTCAATCATCTGACTGTCAAACTGGCCTGCAGAAATATCATTAACAATATCAATGCCCTCGTCAAAACCAAATTTCACCGTTTCGGCATAGAAAGTATCCAGAGAGATAAGCAGTTCCGGAAACTCAGATTTTATAAGGGAGATAATTTTGCCAAGCCTTTTAATCTCTTCTGCCGCGGTCAGAAAATCAGCCTTTGGCCGTGTAGACTGCGGTCCAATATCTATGATAGACGCTCCCTCCCCCATCATCTTCCCGGCATGAAGCAGCGCCGACTTTTCACTGTTAAATTTGCCCCCGTCGGAAAATGAATCCGGTGTCATATTCAGGATTCCCATAATGAGCGGTCGGGAAAGGTCTACAAGTTTACCGCGGCAGTTAATGCTGTGCGGCATGGCCGGAAGTGCAGTATTCATAGGGCAAAAGTAAAAAACTAAATGCGCAATCCAGCCACCTGAAAGCAATTTTGTATCTTTGAGGAGTTTAGAAAAAAATGGTAAATACCTCTCAACAGTTCATTTCCGTTATCCAATCCTGCAGAAACCTTTTCACTAAAAAACTTAGCGATTACGGACCTTCATTCCGGGTACTCAGGACACCGTCGCTCACGGATCAGATTTACATCAAAGTAAAAAGCCTCAGGAATTTCCAGACCAGCGGACTTTCAAAGGTAGGTGAAACTCAGGAAGAGAATTTCATTGCCATTGTGAACTATTCTGTTATCGGCCTAATCCAGCTTGAAAAAGGCGTAACCGATTCTCTGGACGAAGATACGGATGATATAATAACACTTTATGACCGGTTTACCGACAGCGCCCTGGCCCTGATGGAGAAAAAAAACCATGACTACGGCGAGGCGTGGAGAGAGATGCGGATTTCTTCAATTACCGATCTTATTTATCAGAAAGTGCTGCGCACCAAACAGATTGAGGATAACGGCGGGCAGACATTGGTTTCTGAAGGCCTGGATGCAAATTATTATGACATGCTGAACTACGCCGTCTTTGCTCTGATCAGACTTGAAGAACAAAACAGCAAAACAGAATTTACCTTAACCTAAAAATAATGAATTATTTCAGCCACTTACTGCGCATTGTTGTTGCTCTTATATTCCTGATTTCAGGTTTTGTAAAAGCCGTGGATGTTGTGGGCTTCTCGTTCAAACTGGAGGAATATTTTTCGCCGGCGGTTTTCAACATGCCGTTTTTGGAAAAACAGGCGCTTCCACTGGCCATCCTGGTTGTTGTTCTTGAGCTGGTTTTAGGCTTTATGCTTCTTCTTAAGACACGTCTGAAGTTTACACTTGCTGCCCTTACCGCACTGTGTGTCTTCTTCGGATTTCTGACATTCTATTCCGCCTATTTTAATGTGGTTACTGACTGCGGATGTTTTGGAGAAGCGCTCAAAATGCTGCCATGGCAAAGTTTCTGGAAAGACATTGCGCTTCTGGTTGGACTGCTGATTCTTTGGTGGATGTACCGCAATGAACTTGATGAACCGGAAGGTAAAAGTTCACCTAAAAATATAGCATTTTCTGTAGCGTCCCTGATAATGGTTTTTATTATCTACTGGGGTATAGCGCATGAACCTCTCGTGGATTTTCGCGATTACAGTATAGGAACCGATATCAACGCTGAAAGAAAAAAAATAGACGCGGATCCGTCTGTGTACAAGACGTTTTACACCCTGCTGAATACCCAAACTTCCGAAATAAAACAGGTAGACGACGGAGAATATATACTGGACAGAAAATATTGGGCAGAAGGCTCACCGTGGAAAATTCAGGAAGATAAAACCGAATCCAAACTGGTGAAAGAAGGCTACTCTTCCGAAATAGCTAAGTTCCGCATTGAAGATACAGGCGGGAACGACCTTACGGCACAGGTTTTGGAAGCTCCGCGAGCCATACTGATATTTTGCTACCATCCGGCACATGCAGATCCGGAGGTTATTGCAAAGGCCGAAAGCAAGGCCCTGGAGCAGCAAGGAACCTTTGTTTTGGGAGTTTCCACATCGCCGAAAACATTTAACAAGATATCAAACGGACTGATGGACGGCACCGCAATCAAGACAATTGCACGCAGCAATCCGTCCGTTCTTATCTTAAACAAAGGGAAAATTACTGACAAAAAGTCGGCTGAAGATTTCCTGAAAGATTAATTGCTGAACATTAATAATAAACTATAAAAATATACAAAATGCTAAAATCAAATAAGTCGATTGCCGGCTACCACCTTCTGATGATCCTGTCTGCCGTAGACAATGAATTTGCACCGGCAGAAGGCCTTAAAATTCAGGAATATCTGGCAGAGGAATTTCCTTTCCGTATGAACCTTGATGACGAATTGGATATTATCGCATCTTTAAGACCTGAAGAATGGAAAGATCACTTTGAATTCCATGCAAAATGTTTCCTGGACGACTCTACACCTGAAGAGCGGGAAAACTTTAAGGAATTTGCAAAATCTCTAATCAAAGCCGATGACGAGGTGAGCGAGAAAGAACATCAATTTTACAGCCTTTTAAAAAACCACTGGAATTCTTAAGTTTTAAAATTACCACTTATGAGAAAAAACATTGTTGCAGGAAACTGGAAAATGAACAAAAATGTAATTGAAGCGCAGCAACTTATGTTTCAATTACTGGAGTATAAAAAAAATAATGCAACCAACTGCGACGTATGGATCGCTCCGCCTTCCCTATACCTGATGATGGCCAGGGATCTTTACGAAAACAACGAAATCGGCGTTTTTGCACAGGATATGAGCGGGCAGGAAAGCGGTGCCTATACTGGTGAACTTTCTGCAGCCATGCTGGAGTCCATTGAAGCTACAGGAACCCTTGTAGGTCACTCGGAACGCAGACAATATCATGGTGAAACCGACGAGGCCTGTAATAAAAAAGTGAAGATGGCGCTGGATTTGGGACTGATTCCAATTTACTGTAACGGAGAAACTCTGGATCAGAGAAAATCCGGACAGCATCTGGATGTGGTGAAGAACCAAACAGAAGAAGCTCTTTTTACACTTTCGGCAGATGAGATTAAGAAAGTAGTTATTGCGTACGAACCGGTTTGGGCTATCGGTACCGGCGAAACTGCCAGCCCGGAACAGGCACAGGAAATCCATGCCCACATCAGAAGCCTGATTGCGGCAAAATACGGTCAGGAAGTTGCCGATGAGATTTCCATCCTTTATGGTGGATCTGTAAAACCGGACAATGCGAAAGAAATTTTCTCCCAGCCTGATATTGACGGAGGTCTTATTGGAGGTGCAGCTCTGAAAATGGATGATTTTGCGAAAATAATCGAGGGATTCAATTCCTAACCATTTCCTGAATACTGTAATAAAAATAATCCGTTTCAGATTACTGAAACGGATTATTTATTTGCATAAACCGGTGCTTTTACTTCTCAGTTTTTCTCTGAAGAACTTCGTCTACCATGCCGTATTCCTTGGCTTCAGTACTCGTCATCCAGTAATCACGGTCCGATGCTTTCTCCACCCATTCGTAAGTCTGTCCGGAATGCTCGGAAATAATGTCGTAAAGTTCCTTTTTCAGTTTAAGCATCTCCCGCAGGTTAATCTCCATATCCGAAGCAACACCCTGTGCTCCACCGCTTGGCTGGTGAATCATCACTCTGGAGTGCTTCAGGGCCGATCTTTTACCCTTCTCACCAGCAACTAGAAGTACCGCACCCATACTTGCGGCCATACCGGTACAGATGGTTGCAACATCAGGCTTGATTATCTGCATAGTATCGTAAATCCCCAAACCTGCATAAACACTGCCTCCCGGTGAGTTAATGTAGATCTGTATGTCTTTGGAAGCGTCAGAACTTTCCAGGAAAAGCAACTGTGCAGTTACGATATTAGCAACCTGATCGTCAATTCCGGTACCCAGGAAGATTATCCTGTCCATCATCAGTCTGGAGAAAACATCCATCTGAGCAACGTTCAGACGTCTTTCTTCCATAATATAAGGCGTAAGGTTAGTTGGATTAAACATACCCATATACTGATCGGTAGCCAAACCGCTGTTTCCCAAATGCTTTACCGAGAAATCCCTGAAATCTTTTTTAATATCCATATTTAATTTTTATTTTGTTAAAGTGATGCAGCATACGAGCCGCGGTACAGGATTTCCAAAAATCATACCCCGCATAAATATAGCCAAACTGTCACAATATTCGGTACAGTTCGATATCCATTTCCTTGCGGAGTTCGTTTAGTTTTACAATTTTAATATAGTCTTCTGTATGGTCTCCCCCATCAGCAAGCGAATCTTTAATCTCGCGGATCAGGTGAACCACAAATTCTCTTTTATGCCGAATCAGTACATCCTTTAACAGTTTCGGAACCACTTCCTCTTCCTGACTGAAGTAAATATTATGTTTGCTCCAGTCACTGTTTTCATACTGTTCGAAAAGCGCGTCTGCAACATGACCTGTAAGTTCTTCATCCATAAGTCCAAAGAAAAATTTTCCTGACCTTAGCTCATTCTGCGAAATTCCCTCCGCAATTTCCTGCACAATTTTTCGGTTGATTTCAGACTGTATCTCATAACCGTCTTCAGACAGATGGTCCATCACCTCCTCAATAACCGTTATTTCATAATTTTCACCCGACTCGGTTGTTCTTTGAAGAACCTGATCACCGTATTTAAGCATAAGTTCAACAAGCTTTTCCTCCAGAATAAGAAGTGGATTTACATTGGCCGCCTGTTCCGGAACCAGTTCCATTTTGGCCGCCGGCTTTGCAGGTTCCGATTTAAACTGCGGCTGACTAACCTGCTTCTGAAGTCCCAGTTCATTAAAGAGACTTTGCTCGCTCAGACGAAATTTACCGGAAATTTCCTTCAGGTAGACCTCCTGCTTCAGCGCGTTGGTCACAAATGAGACCGACTTTACTATATCTCTAATTGCCTCCGCCTTTTTAATAGTATCATTGCCGGCATCTTTAAGCAGGATCTCGGATTTGAATGCTATGAAATCCTTGGCTTCGTTACGGATAAATTGCTCTACATATTGCTGCGGATGCTTACGGGCAAAACTGTCCGGGTCGTCACCATCCGGAAACAGGAGTACACGTATGTTCATGCCTTCGGCAAGAAGAAGGTCTATGCTGCGGAAGCTTGCTTTAATGCCGGCAGCATCACCGTCGAAGAGGATGGTTACGTTTTCAGTAAGCCTTTTTATCAGTTTGATTTGGGCAGTTGTAAGTGCAGTCCCGGAACTGGAAACCACATTCTCTATTCCGGCCTGATGCATGGCAATAACATCCATATACCCTTCCACCAGCAGGCAAAGGTTGTTTTTGGAAATTGCCTGTTTACTGTGATTCAGTCCATAAAGTACGGCAGACTTATGGTAAATCTCTGTTTCTGGTGAGTTAAGGTATTTGGCTGTCTTTACATTATTTCTCAGCAGCCTGGCTCCAAAACCCAGCACCCGACCGGAAAAACTCTGGATGGGAAATATTACACGCTCCCGAAACCTGTCTATTCCGCCCGGCGTATTATCCGGAAAGATGGAAAGGCCGGAACTTAACAGTATTTCCTTTGAGTATCCTTTCTCCAGCGCATATTCTGTGAATGCATCTTTCTGTTCCGGCGAATAACCCAATTGAAACTTCCTCACGATTGAGTCCTTCAACTCACGCTCGCGGAAGTAAGCCAAACCTACATTCCTGCCCTCCTCTGTATCATAAAGCTGTTCCTGAAAAAAAGTATTTGCTACTTCATGAATTTTGTAAAGCAGGTCACGCTCCGTCTGTGCAGCTTTCTGCTCCTCGGTTTGCTCCTGGATCGATTCCTCAATCTCAATCCCATACTTTTTTGCGGCATGGCGCAGCGCTTCCGGATAGGTAAAACTTTCAATTTCCATCAGGAAAGAAATAGCTGTACCCCCTTTACCGGAAGAGAAATCCTTCCAGATCTGCTTGCTGGGCGATACTACAAAACTGGGCGATTTTTCGTCGTGGAACGGGCTTAACCCTTTAAAATTGGAACCTGCACGTTTCAACTGAACATACTCACCAATGATTTCCTCTACCCGGATGGTGGAGAATATTTTATCGATGGTCTGCTTGGAAATCATTCGGTAAAAATAGCAAATTACTTTGTAAAACAGGGCCCCGGCATTATACCACCTCCTCTAAAATCCTTACTTTTGACCCTAAATTACTGGTATGGAATGGACAGTCAACAATGTAGACGAATGGCAGCTGGTTGCAGATCAGGTCGCCCAATCGCTGGAGTACAACATCCTTCTGCTGAAGGGCAATCTGGGTGCAGGAAAAACCACCTTCACTAAATATCTCCTGAATACGCTTGGGAGTAAGGATGAAGTTTCTTCGCCCACCTATGCGATTGTTAATGAATACAGTGTAAACCAGGGAAGTATATTTCACTTTGACCTTTATCGGATGAAAACAATTGAGGAAGTATATGATATTGGAATAGACGAGTATCTGGACAATGCCTGGCTCTGCATTATAGAGTGGCCGGAAATTTACGCCCCGGAATTTACCGGCGTACCTCACCATGAAATGCTAATTGAAAATAGCGATACGGGCAGGAAAGTAATTTTTAAATAAGGCCTATCTTTGTACCTGAATAATATTGCATTATAACCACTAATCAAGCAAATAAGAATGAGCAGCGGAAACATTTTTACTCCATTTAGAGAAGAGGAACTGATGCCTGTGGAGGAGAAACTGGAAGTCTTGAAAAAGGAATCCAAATTCACCATTGGCGTTCCCAGAGAGACTTCTTTAAATGAGCGCCGAACCTGTTTAACCCCGGATGCTGTACAGGTTTTGGTAAACCACGGCCATGAAATCGTTATAGAATCTGAAAGTGGAAAAGGTTCCTTTTTTACAGATGTTCAATACGCCGAAGCCGGGGCCCGCATCACTCAAAGTGCCGCCGAAGCCTTTGGTCAGGACCTTGTCTTAAAGATAAACCCGCCATGTGAAGATGAGATTGATATGCTGAAACCTAATGCTCATCTGATCTCTGCATTACAGATTAATCTGCGCTCACCCGCATACTTCCGCAAACTTGCCGAAAAGAAAATCAATGCGATTGCGTTTGAATTTATCTCCGATGAATACAAGCAACTACCGCTGGTAAGGCTCATCGGTGAGATTGCGGGCACTGCCTCTATCCTCTACAGCTCGGAACTGCTGGCACTTTCCAACGGGAATATGCTGGGCGGAATCACCGGCGTAAGACCAACTGAAGTAGTGGTCATTGGTGCCGGTATTGTAGGCGAATTTGCGGTTAAAGCCGCTCTGGGCCTTGGCGCCAGCGTAAAAGTATTTGACAATTCGCTTTCCAAACTTCGCCGCCTTCATATGATGATAGACGGACGGGTCCCAACTTCCATAATTGATCCCAAGGAACTTTCAAAAAGTGTGAGGCGCGCAGATGTGGTGATTGGAGCACTGCCCCGGACGTGCATGCAGCCTGTGGTGACGGAAGACATGGTTGTTCAGATGAAAAAAGGCAGCGTTATCATAGACGTAACTGTGGATTATGGCAAGGTTGTAGAGACCACCGAAATTACCTCCCTTGCAGATCCCTATATCATAAAGCACGGCGTTATTCACTGCGGGTTACCTAACCTGACTTCCCGGATTCCGCGTACAACGAGCAAGGCGATTTCCAACTTTTTCCTGAGTTATCTGCTGAGCTATGACAAAGAAGGCGGCATTGAGAATATGTTCATCCATAAAAATGAGATGAAACAAAGCCTATACATGTACCGCGGCCGGCATACTAAAAAAGTGATCTGTGACCTCTTCGGACTTCCCTATCATGATATTAACTTATTAATGTTTTAAAACTTGAGAAAAATTAAATTTTTCCTGATTGGCCTTGTGCCCGGACTTATAGTCGTATTTTTCATTTTGAATCAGAAAGGCGTAAGCTGCAGTGGTTATTTGCCAAACAGCCGGGTAATCGCAGAAACCCTTTCCAAGGATTTCACCTACACAGATCATTTCCGCCAGCAGATGGCATCCCAGAAAGTAAGCGAACAGTTTCTGAGAGACAGCATCGTGACTAACGGACATGTCGACTTTGACAGAAGTAAAGCCCAGCAAAAGCCCTGTCCGCAGTACACGGTTGTCTATCCTGAAAAAAATCCGCGTTATGAACTAGTTTTTGAAAAATGTAAAGAATCAGCTACCTTTTCAGAACTGAAAGAACTTTAGCTTAAACCGTGCTAACGAAAAAAGCAGGCTGGAATCACCGGCCTGCTTTCTTATTATAAGTACGTATCAAATTAACATTCAGCTACATTAACCGCAATTGCGAGGCCGCCTTCTGAGGTTTCCTTGAAACGGTCGTTCATGCTCTGAGCGGTTTCCCACATACTCTGAATCACCTCATCCAGGGTTACGCGCGCCTTTTCCGGATCAGATTCAATAGCTATGTTTGCTGCCGTAATAGCCTTAATGGCTCCCATGGAATTACGTTCTATACACGGAATCTGCACAAGCCCGGCCACAGGGTCGCAGGTTAGTCCCAGGTGATGTTCCATTGCAATCTCGGCCGCCATTAAAACCTGGGCAGGGGTGCCGCCCATAATTTCGGTAAGTCCTGCCGCGGCCATTGCTGAAGAGACGCCTACTTCTGCCTGACAGCCACCCATTGCAGCGGAAATGGTAGCATTTTTCTTAAATAGGGTTCCTATTTCACCTGCTACCAGAATGAATCGGATAATGTCTTCTTTAGTATTATGCTGTGTGAAGGCCTGCGCGTACATAAGAACAGCAGGGATCACACCACTGGCCCCGTTGGTCGGTGCCGTAATAATACGGCCAAAGCCGGCATTCTCTTCATTAACTGCCAGAGCAAAGCAGGAAACCCACTTATTGATCGTTGTAAAGGTGCCATCGGCACTTTTAACATATTCAAGCCACTCTTCCTGAGTGCTGTACTGCAGGTCGCCCAACAGTTTACGGTTTAGGGCAGCCGCCCGGCGGGAGACTTTCAGGCCACCCGGGAGAATACCTTCTTGGTTGACGCCTTTATAGATACATTCACATATCTGATCCCAAATATAAAGGGCTGCATTTTCTGTTTCCTCACGGCTGCGCCACGATTCCTCATTAAGAAATACCAGATCTGAAACGCTGGACAGTCCAAGTTTCTTAATATTTTCCAGTACATCGCGACCGCTGTGACAGGGATAAAGTGTCCTTATACAGCTTTTTTCCATTGAATTCTCATTTTTGGTCGCTATAAAACCACCGCCAATTGAGTAATAGTCCTGAATAAGTTCGGACCCGTCGGCAAAGACCGCGCGGAAAATCATTCCGTTGGGATGGAAATCAAGGGACTTTTTCATATTCAGGATTAAATGTTTGCCGTAGACAAACGGAATCGTCTTCTCTCCGCCCAGATATAACAACTCTTCTGTACGTATCCTGTCTATTTTTTCATTAATTGTAGTGGTATCAATTTTTTGATAATCTTCACCGGACAGTCCAAGCATACCGGCGATATCTGTACCGTGACCTATACCTGTCTTAGCCAATGATCCGAAGAACTCAACGTACACCTCAGCTACGTCCGAAAGGCGATAGTCTGCGCGGATCTGGCGCAGGAAGTTTTCGGCTGCATTCCAGGGTCCC
This window encodes:
- the tsaE gene encoding tRNA (adenosine(37)-N6)-threonylcarbamoyltransferase complex ATPase subunit type 1 TsaE gives rise to the protein MEWTVNNVDEWQLVADQVAQSLEYNILLLKGNLGAGKTTFTKYLLNTLGSKDEVSSPTYAIVNEYSVNQGSIFHFDLYRMKTIEEVYDIGIDEYLDNAWLCIIEWPEIYAPEFTGVPHHEMLIENSDTGRKVIFK
- a CDS encoding alanine dehydrogenase — encoded protein: MSSGNIFTPFREEELMPVEEKLEVLKKESKFTIGVPRETSLNERRTCLTPDAVQVLVNHGHEIVIESESGKGSFFTDVQYAEAGARITQSAAEAFGQDLVLKINPPCEDEIDMLKPNAHLISALQINLRSPAYFRKLAEKKINAIAFEFISDEYKQLPLVRLIGEIAGTASILYSSELLALSNGNMLGGITGVRPTEVVVIGAGIVGEFAVKAALGLGASVKVFDNSLSKLRRLHMMIDGRVPTSIIDPKELSKSVRRADVVIGALPRTCMQPVVTEDMVVQMKKGSVIIDVTVDYGKVVETTEITSLADPYIIKHGVIHCGLPNLTSRIPRTTSKAISNFFLSYLLSYDKEGGIENMFIHKNEMKQSLYMYRGRHTKKVICDLFGLPYHDINLLMF
- a CDS encoding DUF4258 domain-containing protein — protein: MRKIKFFLIGLVPGLIVVFFILNQKGVSCSGYLPNSRVIAETLSKDFTYTDHFRQQMASQKVSEQFLRDSIVTNGHVDFDRSKAQQKPCPQYTVVYPEKNPRYELVFEKCKESATFSELKEL
- a CDS encoding L-serine ammonia-lyase, whose amino-acid sequence is MQSISVFEIIKVGIGPSSSHTMGPWNAAENFLRQIRADYRLSDVAEVYVEFFGSLAKTGIGHGTDIAGMLGLSGEDYQKIDTTTINEKIDRIRTEELLYLGGEKTIPFVYGKHLILNMKKSLDFHPNGMIFRAVFADGSELIQDYYSIGGGFIATKNENSMEKSCIRTLYPCHSGRDVLENIKKLGLSSVSDLVFLNEESWRSREETENAALYIWDQICECIYKGVNQEGILPGGLKVSRRAAALNRKLLGDLQYSTQEEWLEYVKSADGTFTTINKWVSCFALAVNEENAGFGRIITAPTNGASGVIPAVLMYAQAFTQHNTKEDIIRFILVAGEIGTLFKKNATISAAMGGCQAEVGVSSAMAAAGLTEIMGGTPAQVLMAAEIAMEHHLGLTCDPVAGLVQIPCIERNSMGAIKAITAANIAIESDPEKARVTLDEVIQSMWETAQSMNDRFKETSEGGLAIAVNVAEC